A genome region from Trachemys scripta elegans isolate TJP31775 chromosome 2, CAS_Tse_1.0, whole genome shotgun sequence includes the following:
- the EXOSC4 gene encoding exosome complex component RRP41 has product MAGLELLSDEGYRVDGRRAGELRKVRARMGVFAQADGSAYIEQGNTKALAVVYGPHEMRGSRSKALHDRALVNCQYSMATFSTGERKRRPHGDRKSSEMTLHLKQTFEAAILTQLYPRSQIDIYVQILQADGGNYCACVNAATLATIDAGIPMRDYVCASSAGFIEDTPLADLNYVEEAAGGPQVALALLPKSDQIALLEMNSRLHEDHLEQVIEAASKACKDVYAVLDQVVRDHVHEVTTLLGE; this is encoded by the exons ATGGCGGGCTTGGAGCTGCTCTCGGACGAGGGTTACCGCGTGGACGGGCGCCGGGCCGGGGAGCTGCGCAAGGTGCGCGCGCGCATGGGGGTCTTCGCCCAGGCCGACGGCTCCGCCTACATCGAGCAGGGCAACACCAAGGCGCTGGCCGTGGTGTACGGGCCGCACGAG ATGCGCGGCTCCCGCAGTAAGGCCCTGCACGACCGGGCGCTGGTGAACTGTCAGTACAGCATGGCCACCTTCAGCACAGGGGAACGCAAGCGCCGGCCCCATGGCGACCGCAAGTCCAGTGAGATGACGCTGCACCTCAAGCAGACCTTCGAGGCAGCGATCCTCACCCAGCTCTACCCCCGTTCCCAGATCGACATCTACGTGCAG ATCCTGCAGGCGGACGGTGGGAATTACTGTGCCTGCGTGAATGCAGCCACGCTGGCCACCATCGACGCAGGCATCCCCATGCGAGACTATGTGTGCGCCAGCTCTGCCGGCTTCATCGAGGACACGCCGCTGGCCGACCTCAACTACGTAGAGGAGGCAGCCGGGGGCCCCCAGGTGGCCCTCGCCCTGCTGCCCAAGTCGGACCAGATCGCCCTGCTGGAGATGAACTCGCGGCTGCACGAGGACCACCTGGAGCAGGTCATTGAGGCTGCCAGCAAGGCCTGCAAGGACGTCTACGCCGTGCTGGACCAGGTGGTGCGTGACCACGTGCACGAGGTCACCACGCTGCTGGGGGAGTGA